ATGGCATCGTCCACAACTTCGATGAAGACGGCAACTTCGATTACATCGCCGGCGTCGAGGTCTCCGACTTCAACCGCATTCCGTCAGACTTCCAGCGCATCCGCATCCCCGAGCAACGCTACGCCGTCTTCACCCATCGCGACCACGTCTCCACCATCGGCCAGACCTGCAGTGCCATCTGGAACTCCTGGCTCCCGCAATCCGGCCACCAGGTCGCCGACGCCCCCACCATCGAGCTCTACGGCGAAGACTTCAACCCAGCCACCGGCACCGGCCTCATCGAAGTCTGGTTCCCCGTCAAAGCATAGCGAACGAGCATCATGCGCACTCTGCTCAGGCATAGCGTCAGAATCTGCCCTGAGCAGAGTCATCTCAGTGCTTATCCTCCAACACCCGATGCGGCCCCTGCACCGGCGTCAGCGAAGGGTCTCCCTGCACAGTCGTCGGATCGTTCTTCACCGCTGAATCTTCAATGGGAAACGAGATGCCTGCCGCGCGAATCCACGCATCGCTGTGGTCGATCCTGACGTCAAGACTGTACCCACCTGGGGTTGCGTTGTAAGGCCGCGGAAACTCCAGGATGTATCGCCCGCGCACCTTCGCCAAAAACGCCTGGAGCTGCCCAGCAAGACCTTTCGAGTCCGCAGGCGCAATCATCCCTCCGCTCAACTGGCACACATCATCAAAAGGAGCCTCAAACAACTGCCGCCACTGCAAGCTAACCGCTGCATCGGCGAGCCCGAAGATCGCAACCCCCTTCAACTGTGCATACAATCTGACGCTATTCGCACGATGATTGCTTCCGCTGTCATACCCATCCGAGACCACCAGCACCACGCGCCGGCCCGGCAGCCGCGATATCTCCACCACCACCGCGCCCACCGAGTCCCAAAAGTGTTGCCCAGTCGGACAAGCCCGCTTCGGTCTTTCGTTCCGCCGCACCTGCCGCGCATCCAGCAACACTCTCACGCCATGCCGCAGGTCCTGCTGCGTCACAGGCACATCGTTCAGCGAACGCACCAACCCGCAATCCAGCCCGTACATCGAAACCCGGTCCTGCGCATGCAGCGACCCCGGAACCAACCGTCCCAGGTCCTTTCCCATCGTCTTCAACAGTTCGTCCTGTGAACCCCTCAGGTCCAGCAGAATACCCAGCGAAATCGGGTCTTCACCCTCCAGACGAACATGCTGCACCCGATACGGAGGACCGCCTCCGATACTCACTCGAAAACGATCATTCGCTATCCGTGGTATCGGCTCCCAACCCGGTCCCATCACCAGCACAGGTACGTCAATCAGGTCCGCATACACGTGCAGTGTCGGCACCTCACCTGGTTTTGCAGTCGGCACCTGTATGGCCTTCTGATCAACAGTCCCCGGCTGAGCCGCCTGCCCCGCGGCAATCACACCACCCAATGCAATCAGAGCAACACCCAGGGCAAACATGTACCTCGCCCTGCTCCACATCGAGATTGCCCGCCCAACCATGCCAACGATTCTCCCGCGTCGCCAGCTCTTCATCAACAGCCAACTTCGCAAGCCGCGCGCACCGCTGCATCTCTGACAACTATTTACGAGTCTCCCTCATTAAGAGTCTCATCTACATATCTGGCGGGAGAACCCAATGAACATTACCGGCAACACCATCCTCATCACCGGCGGAGGCTCCGGCATCGGCCGCGCCCTCGCTGAAGCCTTCCACTCCCTCGGAAATAAAGTCATCATTGCTGGTCGCCGCCGCCAGGCGCTCGACGAAACCACCGCCGCCAACCCCGGCATGGCATCCATTCAGCTCAACATCGAAGACCCCGTCGACATCCAGAGCGTCGCCACGCAGCTCAGCAAAGACCACCCAACCCTCAACACCGTCATCCACAACGCCGGCATCATGCGCCCCGAAAACCTCCTCGCGCCCAACCTCGCCGACTCCGAAGCCACCATCGCCACCAACCTCCTCGGCCCCATTCGCCTCACCGCTGCCCTACTGCCACAACTTGAAAAACAGCCCAGCGCAGCCATCCTCACCGTCAGCTCCGGTCTCGCCTTCATTCCAATGGCCGTCACTCCCACCTACTGCGCCACCAAAGCCGCCATCCACTCCTGGAGCCAGTCCCTCCGCTATCAGCTCAAATCCACCAAAGTCCAGATCATCGAAATCGCCCCACCCTACGTCCAGACCGAGCTGATGGGCTCCGCTCAAGCCTCCGACCCGCGCGCCATGCCGCTCAAAGACTTCATCGCCGAAGTCATCCAGATTCTCAAGACTCAACCCAACGCCACCGAAGTCCTCGTTGAACGAGTCAAACCCCTCCGCTTCGCCGAAGCCGCCGGCCCCGAAAAATACACAGCCTTCTTCAACCAGTTCAACGACGCCATGAATCACCCACACTAGTCCACACACAGACACAAAACGCCCATCTTAGGCACGGCTTCGTTGCGCCTAAGATGGGTTTTTGTCCTCTTCACCGCTCCTTCAAAAACTTCCCTTGCTCCAGTTCCAGAAAAGCCTTCTGCAGCTCCGACTGCGTGTTCATCACAATCGGCCCATACCACGCCACCGGCTCGCGCAGAGGCCGCCCCGAAACCAGCAGAAACCGAATCCCCTCTTCGCCCGCCTGCACCGTCACCTCGTCACCCGAATCAAACAGCACCAGCGACCGGTTATCCACCTCTGCCGGAGGCTTCGTATCCAGCCACTGCACCCCTTCTGTCGGCACGGCCAGCGGCCCCGAAGCATTGCAAAACTTCCCCGACCCCGCAAACACATACGCAAACGCCTGGCTCCGCGTCTCCACCGGCAACGACTTCCGCTTCCCCGGCCCCACCGACACATCCAGATACGTCGGGTCTGTTGCAATTCCATCCACCGGCCCCTTCTTACCCCAGAAGCCACCGCACACGACCCGCACCACCGTACCGTCATCATCCACAATCTCAGGAATATCCGGCGCCTTCACCTCTTGATACCGCGGCGGAGTCATCTTCTGCGACGAAGGCAGATTCGCCCACAGTTGAAACCCGTGCATCCGTCCCG
This is a stretch of genomic DNA from Edaphobacter acidisoli. It encodes these proteins:
- a CDS encoding pirin family protein: MSIRPVKRLIESKPTMEGAGVHLRRAFGFGSTSEFDPFLLLDDFRNDVPADYLAGFPWHPHRGIETITYVLAGEVEHGDSMGNRGVIGAGDIQWMTAGSGIIHQEMPKGDVAGRMHGFQLWANLPSSQKMTPPRYQEVKAPDIPEIVDDDGTVVRVVCGGFWGKKGPVDGIATDPTYLDVSVGPGKRKSLPVETRSQAFAYVFAGSGKFCNASGPLAVPTEGVQWLDTKPPAEVDNRSLVLFDSGDEVTVQAGEEGIRFLLVSGRPLREPVAWYGPIVMNTQSELQKAFLELEQGKFLKER
- a CDS encoding SDR family oxidoreductase, encoding MNITGNTILITGGGSGIGRALAEAFHSLGNKVIIAGRRRQALDETTAANPGMASIQLNIEDPVDIQSVATQLSKDHPTLNTVIHNAGIMRPENLLAPNLADSEATIATNLLGPIRLTAALLPQLEKQPSAAILTVSSGLAFIPMAVTPTYCATKAAIHSWSQSLRYQLKSTKVQIIEIAPPYVQTELMGSAQASDPRAMPLKDFIAEVIQILKTQPNATEVLVERVKPLRFAEAAGPEKYTAFFNQFNDAMNHPH